The following are encoded in a window of Clostridiaceae bacterium genomic DNA:
- the wecB gene encoding UDP-N-acetylglucosamine 2-epimerase (non-hydrolyzing), whose translation MSRLKLVTILGTRPEIIRLSEIIKKCDIYFEHILVHTGQNWDYTLNQIFFEDLGLRKPDYYLDSVGEDLGETIGNIIAKSYKLLSELKPDALLVLGDTNSALSAISAKRLKIPIFHMEAGNRCFDENLPEETNRRIVDHIADVNLCYSEHARRYLNYEGVAKERTYVTGSPMAEVLTANIDKIKKSRILDELGLKRGEYIILSAHREENIDIEVNFFSLMNAVNALAEYYDMPVIYSTHPRSAKFIEKREFKFHPLVRNLKPFGFSDYNNLQINAFCVVSDSGTLPEEASYFKFPAVCIRTSTERPEALDKGNFRSC comes from the coding sequence ATAAGCAGATTAAAACTAGTAACAATACTTGGTACAAGACCTGAAATAATACGTTTGTCTGAAATAATAAAAAAATGTGATATATATTTTGAACATATACTTGTACATACAGGTCAAAACTGGGATTATACATTAAATCAGATATTCTTTGAGGATTTGGGCTTAAGAAAACCGGATTATTATCTAGATTCAGTTGGTGAAGATTTAGGTGAAACAATTGGTAATATCATTGCAAAAAGCTATAAGTTACTCTCAGAATTAAAACCAGATGCGCTTTTAGTTTTGGGTGATACAAATTCAGCTTTATCAGCTATATCAGCTAAAAGACTAAAAATACCAATATTTCATATGGAAGCAGGCAACAGATGTTTTGACGAAAATTTGCCTGAGGAAACCAACCGAAGAATAGTTGACCATATTGCTGATGTGAATTTGTGCTATAGCGAACATGCTAGACGTTATTTAAATTATGAAGGGGTTGCAAAGGAGCGTACCTATGTAACAGGTTCTCCCATGGCTGAAGTATTAACTGCAAATATTGATAAAATCAAAAAAAGCAGAATTCTTGACGAACTGGGATTGAAGAGAGGAGAATATATTATACTTTCTGCCCATCGTGAAGAAAATATTGATATTGAAGTGAATTTCTTTTCTCTTATGAATGCAGTAAATGCTTTGGCAGAATATTACGATATGCCTGTTATTTATAGCACTCATCCCAGAAGTGCAAAATTTATAGAGAAGAGGGAATTCAAATTTCATCCATTGGTAAGAAATCTAAAGCCATTTGGCTTTTCAGATTATAATAATCTTCAGATAAATGCTTTTTGTGTAGTTTCAGATAGCGGGACATTGCCGGAAGAAGCCTCTTATTTCAAGTTTCCTGCTGTTTGCATCAGGACAAGTACTGAGCGGCCAGAGGCATTAGATAAGGGCAATTTTAGGAGCTGTTAA
- a CDS encoding capsular polysaccharide biosynthesis protein CapF, whose amino-acid sequence MKILITGAKGFIGKNLIAELKNRKYTDIFEYDVDTDLALLNIYCREADFVFHLAGVNRPKDQSEFMEGNFGFTSKLLETLKKYKNTCPFMLSSSIQAVLDNPYGKSKKAGEDLVFAYGKDTGARVLVYRFPNVFGKWCRPNYNSVIATFCYNIARDLPITVNDPKVVMKLAYIDDVVEELIKALEGKETRVEDFCEVPVVYTITLGEIVDLIYSFKKSRKDISVPDMSDEFTRKLYSTYLSYLPEDSFCYALKMNIDQRGSFTEFIKTSDRGQVSVNISRPGITKGNHWHHTKNEKFLVVSGKGVIRFRKIGSDEVIEYYVSSDKLKVIDIPPGYTHNIENLGDTDMVTIMWANECYNPDKPDTYFEEV is encoded by the coding sequence ATGAAAATACTAATAACCGGTGCAAAAGGTTTTATTGGAAAAAATCTAATCGCAGAATTAAAAAATCGGAAATATACAGATATTTTTGAATACGATGTAGATACAGATCTGGCCTTATTAAATATATATTGCAGAGAAGCTGATTTTGTATTCCATCTGGCAGGTGTTAACCGCCCTAAAGATCAATCAGAATTTATGGAAGGTAATTTTGGATTTACTTCTAAGTTATTAGAAACATTGAAAAAATATAAAAACACATGTCCGTTTATGCTCTCATCATCAATCCAAGCAGTTCTTGATAATCCGTATGGAAAGAGTAAAAAAGCTGGAGAAGATTTAGTGTTTGCATATGGTAAGGATACAGGTGCCAGGGTGTTAGTTTATAGGTTTCCAAATGTATTTGGGAAATGGTGCAGACCTAATTACAATAGTGTAATAGCTACTTTCTGTTATAATATTGCCCGTGATTTGCCTATAACTGTCAATGATCCCAAAGTTGTAATGAAGCTGGCTTACATTGATGATGTTGTAGAGGAACTGATAAAAGCATTGGAAGGAAAAGAGACCCGTGTTGAAGACTTTTGCGAGGTACCAGTGGTTTATACCATTACTTTAGGAGAAATAGTTGATTTAATATATTCATTTAAGAAAAGTCGCAAAGACATTTCTGTTCCAGATATGTCTGATGAGTTTACCAGAAAACTATATAGCACCTATTTAAGTTACTTGCCGGAGGATAGCTTTTGTTATGCCTTGAAAATGAATATCGACCAAAGAGGTTCATTTACAGAGTTTATTAAAACTTCAGACAGGGGGCAAGTGTCTGTTAATATATCTAGACCCGGTATAACTAAAGGCAATCATTGGCACCATACAAAAAATGAGAAATTTTTAGTCGTGAGTGGAAAAGGTGTTATACGATTTAGAAAAATTGGATCAGATGAAGTAATTGAGTATTATGTTAGCAGTGATAAGTTGAAAGTAATTGATATACCTCCAGGATATACACACAATATTGAGAATTTAGGTGATACGGATATGGTAACCATAATGTGGGCAAATGAGTGTTATAACCCAGATAAGCCAGATACTTATTTCGAGGAGGTATAA